TATTTCTCCTCTGTTTCGCTGGCTCGGCGTTTGGGTTCTCGAGCCATGGGCTGACGGACGCGGAGGCCGGATTCATCCGGCAGCGGCAGCTCCTCTACTACCGGGACGAGTTCGGGGACCGGGGGGAGTACGTGACCGTGGACCCGTCGCTCAACTTCCCCAACTCCCATCTCCGGGACGCCTACATTGCCCTCCAGGCCTGGAAGCTGGCCATCATCTCCGACCCCCTCAACCTCACCGCCAACTGGGTCGGATCAAACGTCTGCAACTACACCGGCGTCTACTGCGCACCGCTCCCCTCCGACCCCCACCTCACCGTCGTCGCCGGCATCGACCTCAACCACGGCGACATCGCCGGCTACCTCCCCGAGGAGCTCGGCCTCCTAACTGATCTCGCCCTCTTCCACATCAACTCCAACCGCTTCTGCGGCACGGTCCCCCACAAGTTCGAATGCCTGCAcctcctcttcgagctcgaTCTCAGCAACAACCGCTTCGCCGGCAAGTTCCCGGACGTCGTCCTCGGCCTACCTTCTCTCAAGTTCCTCGATCTTCGGTTCAACGAGTTCGAGGGGGGCGTCCCCAAGGCCCTCTTCGACAAGGATCTCGACGCCATCTTCATCAACCACAACCGCTTCGCCTTTGACATCCCCGACAACTTCGGCAACTCCCCCGTCTCCGTCATCGTCCTCGCCAACAACCGCTTCCGGGGATGCGTCCCGGCCAGCCTCGGCAAAATGTCCAGGACCCTCAACGAGATCATCCTTCTCAACAACGGCCTCCGGTCTTGCCTCCCACCCGAGATCGGCCTCCTCAAGGACCTCACCGTCTTCGATGTCAGCTTCAACCAGCTCGTCGGGCCTCTGCCGGACTCCATCGGATGGATGCTCAGCCTCGAGCAGCTGGATGTCGCACACAACCTCCTCTCCGGCCAGATCCCGACCTCTATCTGCACCCTGCCCCGCCTTCAGAACTTCACCTTCTCTTATAACTTCTTCACAGGAGAGCCGCCGGTGTGCCTGAAGGTGCCGTCGTTCGACGACCGGAGGAACTGCCTGCCCGGCCGGCCGGCGCAGAGATCCGCGGCGCAATGCAAGTCCTTCTTGTCCCATCCCGTGGACTGCAACTCCTTCCGGTGCGCGCCGTTCGTGCCGGCGAGCCCTCCCCCGCCGCCTCCTTCGCCGCCTCCACCTCCAGTTTACTCCCCACCACCaccatcgccgccgccgccgtccccATCTCCTCCACCGCCTTCTCCGCCACCACCGTCTCCGTCCCCGCCGCCTCCTTCCCCACCTCCACCATCTCCGTCTCCGCCACCACCCTCTCCACCTCCTCCATCCCCATGCCCGCCGCCTCCTCCACCACCGCCTTCGCCACCTCCGCCCGTCTACTGCGTTCGGTCTCCGCCACCTCCGCCGCCCAACTCGCCGCCGCCTCCCAGCCCGCATTATTCTCCACCGCCTCCTTACCCGTCTCCACCACCACGTCAAGCTTCGCCGCCTCCGCCACCTCATTCCCCGCCACCACCTGTTTATTATTACCCATCACCGCCACCACCGCGAATGTTCTCGCCACCTCCACCACCTAATTCACCTCCCCCTCCACCACCATGTATTGAGCCACCGCCGCCACCATCACCACCTCCATGCATAGAACCGCCGCCGCCACCTTCTCCACCACCGCCAACACCGGTATACTATGCTTCTCC
This is a stretch of genomic DNA from Phoenix dactylifera cultivar Barhee BC4 chromosome 9, palm_55x_up_171113_PBpolish2nd_filt_p, whole genome shotgun sequence. It encodes these proteins:
- the LOC103704595 gene encoding leucine-rich repeat extensin-like protein 4, which produces MKKSGRSQRLHHLVLFLLCFAGSAFGFSSHGLTDAEAGFIRQRQLLYYRDEFGDRGEYVTVDPSLNFPNSHLRDAYIALQAWKLAIISDPLNLTANWVGSNVCNYTGVYCAPLPSDPHLTVVAGIDLNHGDIAGYLPEELGLLTDLALFHINSNRFCGTVPHKFECLHLLFELDLSNNRFAGKFPDVVLGLPSLKFLDLRFNEFEGGVPKALFDKDLDAIFINHNRFAFDIPDNFGNSPVSVIVLANNRFRGCVPASLGKMSRTLNEIILLNNGLRSCLPPEIGLLKDLTVFDVSFNQLVGPLPDSIGWMLSLEQLDVAHNLLSGQIPTSICTLPRLQNFTFSYNFFTGEPPVCLKVPSFDDRRNCLPGRPAQRSAAQCKSFLSHPVDCNSFRCAPFVPASPPPPPPSPPPPPVYSPPPPSPPPPSPSPPPPSPPPPSPSPPPPSPPPPSPSPPPPSPPPPSPCPPPPPPPPSPPPPVYCVRSPPPPPPNSPPPPSPHYSPPPPYPSPPPRQASPPPPPHSPPPPVYYYPSPPPPRMFSPPPPPNSPPPPPPCIEPPPPPSPPPCIEPPPPPSPPPPTPVYYASPPPPPSPSPPPPPVHYEPPPSPSPPPPSPPYHYTSPPPPPPMPSSPPPSKPCETPPPPPSPPPPKPCETPPSPPPSSPAPTPLYEGPLPPVVGISYASPPPPPFY